The Mycobacterium paragordonae genome includes a region encoding these proteins:
- a CDS encoding response regulator transcription factor, protein MTTTDRVTVVVADDHPVMRQGVVRALKASGRVDVVAQVADGRAALDAIRKFRPAVALLDYKMPGLDGLEVTHAIVRDGVPTSVVLLTAFDDSPVVFKALAEGASGFLTKESDADEIVNAVLRCADGESYLPAGVAGGLAGEVRRRGRGATTSLTERETQVITMMAEGMSVPQIAAQLHLARSTIKTHVQTLYEKLGVSDRGAAVAEAMRRRLLE, encoded by the coding sequence ATGACCACCACCGACCGCGTCACCGTCGTCGTAGCCGACGATCACCCGGTAATGCGACAGGGCGTCGTGCGGGCCCTCAAGGCCAGCGGTCGGGTCGACGTGGTCGCGCAGGTCGCCGACGGACGGGCGGCATTGGACGCCATCAGGAAGTTTCGGCCCGCGGTCGCACTTCTCGACTACAAGATGCCGGGTCTGGACGGCCTCGAGGTAACCCACGCGATCGTCCGCGACGGCGTGCCCACCAGCGTGGTACTACTGACCGCTTTCGACGACAGTCCGGTCGTGTTCAAGGCCCTGGCCGAGGGCGCCTCAGGGTTCCTGACGAAGGAATCCGACGCCGACGAGATCGTGAACGCCGTGCTGCGGTGCGCCGACGGCGAGTCCTACCTGCCCGCCGGGGTAGCGGGCGGCCTGGCCGGTGAAGTCAGACGGCGCGGCCGGGGAGCGACGACCTCGCTGACCGAGCGCGAGACCCAGGTGATCACGATGATGGCCGAGGGCATGTCGGTACCGCAGATCGCCGCGCAACTCCACCTGGCCCGCAGCACGATCAAGACGCATGTGCAGACCCTGTACGAGAAGCTGGGCGTATCCGACCGCGGGGCGGCCGTCGCCGAGGCGATGCGGCGCCGGTTGCTGGAATAG
- a CDS encoding sensor histidine kinase produces the protein MRSPDIEQVLRRQRLRSLQGGSLLRVGVLVIMVVAMLVADDPARLPAKAVLLGIYAAVTVAALLVAFFGPHHFDDDTALMTLGLADVATVFGFKLLSPGGYMPLLVMALLPRLVAGELSLRRAAAVLTTSLAVFTASLLQDPVIMPRVGAWEVALIVMMYGFVCATAFLMVVFRLRNVDEMARLTTSREELLAQTMTASQTERRQISEFIHDGPLQDVLAARRDLAGFLKVSPDAPLQEALDSLREASQLLREATFELHPALLEQVGLAAAVDKLVSVAAARSGIAMSTDIDYPDPNPIDPILFGVIRELVSNVARHSQAGSATVKLAVDGGVARVDVVDDGMGVTADIAARRFAEGHIGLASHRARVQAAGGALTLVDEPGGAHVRVELPLRAAVTPERVFA, from the coding sequence ATGAGAAGCCCGGATATCGAGCAGGTCCTGCGCAGGCAGCGGTTACGGTCATTGCAGGGCGGATCACTGCTTCGGGTCGGCGTCCTGGTCATCATGGTCGTAGCGATGCTGGTCGCCGACGATCCCGCTCGGCTGCCGGCCAAGGCGGTGTTGCTCGGCATCTACGCTGCGGTGACGGTGGCCGCGCTGCTGGTCGCGTTCTTCGGTCCGCACCATTTCGATGACGACACGGCGTTGATGACGCTCGGATTGGCTGATGTCGCAACCGTGTTCGGCTTCAAGCTGCTCTCACCCGGTGGCTACATGCCGCTGCTGGTGATGGCACTGCTGCCGCGGCTGGTGGCCGGCGAGCTTTCGCTGCGCCGCGCGGCGGCCGTATTGACCACCAGCCTGGCGGTATTCACGGCGTCGCTGCTGCAGGATCCGGTGATCATGCCCCGGGTCGGCGCCTGGGAAGTGGCGCTCATCGTGATGATGTACGGCTTTGTCTGCGCCACAGCGTTTCTGATGGTGGTGTTCCGGTTGCGCAATGTCGACGAGATGGCCAGACTCACGACCTCCCGCGAGGAGCTGCTGGCTCAGACGATGACCGCCTCGCAGACGGAGCGCCGGCAGATATCGGAGTTCATCCACGACGGGCCACTGCAGGACGTGCTGGCCGCGCGCCGTGACCTCGCCGGCTTCCTCAAGGTGTCCCCGGATGCGCCGCTGCAAGAGGCCCTGGACAGTCTGCGCGAAGCGTCACAGTTGTTGCGTGAGGCTACTTTTGAGTTGCACCCGGCCCTACTCGAGCAGGTGGGCCTGGCCGCGGCCGTGGACAAGCTTGTCTCCGTCGCGGCGGCCCGCTCGGGCATCGCGATGTCGACGGACATCGACTATCCCGACCCCAACCCGATCGACCCGATCCTGTTCGGGGTCATCCGCGAATTGGTTTCCAACGTGGCCCGCCATTCGCAAGCAGGTTCGGCGACAGTGAAACTGGCCGTGGACGGTGGCGTCGCGCGCGTCGACGTGGTGGACGACGGGATGGGGGTCACCGCCGACATCGCCGCCCGCCGCTTCGCCGAGGGACACATCGGTCTTGCCTCACACCGGGCACGCGTTCAGGCGGCCGGTGGGGCGTTGACGCTCGTCGATGAACCCGGCGGCGCGCACGTGCGGGTGGAGCTGCCGCTGCGAGCGGCTGTCACGCCGGAGCGTGTCTTCGCCTAA
- a CDS encoding alpha/beta hydrolase, producing MRACVLVLPGGKVRSDEPSHWWQPANLRMVFIARALRRRLGSDVAVRQVQYRLRGWNSPRRDPVLDAGEVLRSCRHRWQPETVVLVGHSMGGRVAAELAARGDIGAVVALAPWWDGNKADLIPPGTRLLVLHGTDDTRTDPDTSRAQTWRAARRGLDARWVGIAGSGHSMMRNWREWHNRTTTFVAECLRVPDE from the coding sequence GTGCGCGCGTGCGTGCTCGTCCTCCCGGGCGGCAAAGTGCGCAGTGACGAGCCGTCGCACTGGTGGCAGCCGGCCAACCTCCGGATGGTGTTCATCGCGCGCGCTCTGCGGCGCCGACTCGGTTCCGACGTCGCCGTCCGACAAGTCCAGTACCGGCTGCGCGGGTGGAACAGCCCACGGCGGGATCCGGTGCTCGACGCCGGCGAGGTGCTGCGTAGCTGTCGTCACCGGTGGCAGCCGGAAACCGTTGTGCTGGTGGGGCATTCGATGGGTGGCCGGGTCGCCGCGGAACTGGCGGCCCGGGGTGACATCGGCGCTGTGGTGGCGCTCGCGCCGTGGTGGGACGGGAACAAAGCCGATCTGATCCCGCCGGGTACGCGGCTGCTGGTGCTACACGGCACCGACGACACGCGGACCGATCCGGACACCTCGCGGGCGCAAACCTGGCGGGCCGCCCGGCGCGGACTGGATGCTCGGTGGGTGGGTATCGCCGGCTCGGGGCATTCCATGATGCGGAACTGGCGCGAATGGCACAATCGCACAACGACTTTCGTTGCGGAGTGTCTGAGGGTGCCCGATGAGTGA